TGCACGAAGGGCTCCCTCTCCACAAACTACAGGTAAATTCAGAAGTCAGTGGAAACCAAACAGTTACTGATGGCTCCATTCCCCTCTGCTAGGAGGAGGCGAGAGGCCAGGCCAGACCTACAAGACAGCTTTATCCATCCCAGAGCAACACTCATCAATCAACAGATCAAGTACATGGCGATTACTTTTCACTTGCGCTGTCTGCAAGTTTTGGAATTGCACAAAGTGGGTGTTTTGGTCCATATCAAATCACTGCCTGAGAACAAGAGTTGCCCCTGATGCTACTGAGGTCAGCTTCCCTCTGCCCTGCGATGGCTCGGTGCACAAGCTGGGTGCTGCCGAAGAAGGTGGCAGGGGCCACAGCTCTGGTCCCCTCGGGTCCCCGCTGCCCAGTACAGCCCTGTGTGTCCATGAGGCATCACCTGGCCTTTCTGGGACTGGGTTGTACAGAGACACCAAGGGACCCAAAAGAGCTTGCCAGGAGAGCAACAACCAGCCTTTTAAATCCTGCTAGAGTCACTGTCAACAGCAGCACTTTGCTTCTACGGTTTGGATTTAGGACACACCAGTGTAAGCCATCAGTGCCGGTACTGTTATATGaaatactggggggaaaaaaaagtagtacaaaGCATTTACTATCTTTCTGTTTCTAGCAGATGAGTAGGCAGTCTATTAAGAGAGTGGAATTGAATGTAGGGTTTCTTATAACAACCTGGGATGAGACATGCTGTCATCATTGGCTTAGAACAAGTCCTGCTCAAAAATCACTGTTTGTCCAGATTGGCAAcaaattgtttgttttcttagacAAGAACACTGGGTAGTCCACTAGTTTGTGATTCATTCTCCACCACAAAGATCTCCACCCCAAGTTTCTCTAACAGACGGCTATTTGTTGACCTGCTAAACCTTTTCTTAGCTTACCTGGAGACACCAGCCATCTTCATTGTGCTCATCTTCATCTACAGGGAGAAACATGGGGCAGCTGAGGGTTCTGTTCATCACTTTACAGTTCGAGCTCCTGGATGTGGCCCTCCTGCATTGGAAACAAGCTGTAGCCATGATGGTTGCAATTCTGGAAAACACATGGTGGTTCAAAAAAGCACATACATCCCACCCCCAAAATTGTCTCTACTGGAGCTTAATAGAAAAGGAAGTAATTTAACGTGCTGTTTGGTATGCATATGCAATATCTAAGAGTTTAAGGACTCCCTATATGGGTGAAGAATAATTCAGGTATGCTTACACACCCAGACCTTGCAGAGGCTACAGACCAGCCTTCCACTGACTCTGCTGAGCCTTGTTACAATAGGGGGCAAAAGATGAGAATGTGGTTGCCAGGAGAGGGGGTAGAATCAAGTGGAAATATTTGAGGATTTGAGAGATGAGTATGTGAATTAGGGGAGTTATAGGAGAAATTTAGGCATTGAAGTTTTGCACTAAAATATACTGGGTTTTCACTGTGCATGTCCAGGAAGCACCTACAGGTTGGACAATTGTCAAAGGGACACCAAGCCATACTATCACTTCAAAGAGGCCACAGTAGGCACCACAGGATAAGTGAAAACAGAACAAATCTGACAGATGCCCTACATTTATGGATTAAAAGAGAAGTTTCCCTGACAAGCTCTGAGCTCAAGCCAATCGCACTGTGTTGCTGTATGCTAACTAGGATGCAACGGAGGCATGAAATGCAACATCTGTCCCAGACCTTTTCCGTCTCAATCCAGCTGAGGATCTCTCAGTCCTGGCCATTAGGCAGATCAGACTGTAACAGAGACGAATCCAAGTCTGGGTATGGATCCTCCTTCAGAGCCACTTCCACCAGCCAGAGCATTGCTGGGTGAAAAAGGATTTTTGGAAACACTTACCTGCGTGATAACTCATTGTCACTGGGAGCCAAAGGCAGCATTTGTCCCCGTGCCACCAGCCAACCAGCTCCACTCTTCTCAGCTAGAAATGAGAAGGAAGGACCACAAGACCTGCTGCCTCTCTGGACTTCACCTGCAGGCCCATGGAGCTCGCCCTGGAGACAGCTTTCGTGACGAAAAGGGCTTTCTTTAGGTAACAAAGCCACATCGGGATCAGTCAAGACTAATAAATAAAAGCCACGGCAAGTCATCCCTAAATCAAAAATATAGTTACAGCATGTGCTTTGGGAAAGAGCACAAAGGGCCAAAACTTAATTTTCCTTAAGTCAGCACATAAAATCATTGGCTAATGTCTGAAACACAGCTGCCTCTGTGATGCCCACTGAGGTTTCTCTggagaagagaggcagagaaatgTATTCAAGACGTAATGCAAGTAGCATGAGCTAagcttttaattctctttttcccCATCCCCAGGTTTCACTCCAGTGTCACTCACAATGCTGGGTTTTTACTGATGTCTACATCTGATGCATTTTCAAAGCCAAGAAGTGAACAGCACTCAAAACACAGTGAGAGCCACTTGAGAACCTCTTTCCAATATTTATACGAACAACCTCAGAGCTTTGAAAACATCTCAAAGCCCCCACGTCCCACAGAGGCCTTCCATCACACCCGTGAGCTTTGGGTTTGGCCCAGAGCACAGGAAAAGCCTGAACTTGTAAAACAGAGGTTAGTCAGATTTGACTAAACATCTGGTCATCGTCAGCATGGAGAGCAGCACTCCAAGATGGGCGTTTATGATGTTGGCCCCGAACAATTGCTATTTCTTACGAAATGGAGAATTTAACAGTTTGCTGTATACAAGGCTGTTTATTGGCTCCTGTTATTGTTTCCATCGGTTTCCTTTTCCAACACCCAGCTTGCAGAAGAAGCACTAATCACATCCAGCAGACACCTCCCCAGACATCCACCGCGTACTTTACTCTGTCAGCAGCAGTTGCGCTGCGGTCTGCCCCACAGAGACAGCTCTGCCATGGGCTGGGAACCGTCTTGCCGTGCATCCTCGCTGCTCCAGGGTCTGTCCGAGCTGTTTGCAGCACACTCAGATCATCTCCATGGGATTAAAGAAAATACCCGGTTCCAATCGCAATGATAATGCTGACAGAGTTTGCAATTATAAAGAAAATGTAGGCCAGCAATTGCGAATTTGACTCTGCTTGGCAGCAGGGACTCCCTAGCACCTTCTGAAACCCAGCCGCTCTCATCAGAGGTGCCTTCTTTGAGGCAGCCAAGTTGCAAAAACGTTGGCCAGAAATGTGTGAATTAGTCAGTAACTCTGTGAGTAACAGGAAGGGAGGTATAATGACCCAGACGACTGCTGCCTAGTCACACCggctgcagagctctgcagaaaatgTTAAGAGCATTATTCATCCTGCCACTCAGTGGGGGAATACACTTTCACTGCAAGGCTCTGGGGGACTGTGTCCATCTCTCTGTGCCACATCCATAGAGCACCCACGCTGGGGACCCCTCACATACTGCCACGGGACAAATGGAGAATGGGAGCTATCCTGATGCTATGTCACCACACATTCCCAAAGCCCGTAGGAAGAGGTGATCTCCAGGTCTTCTTTGGAGAGATAGAGAGGATTATTGAATGAAACTGCACGGGGTGACATCCCCCGAAACCCAGCTGTTCTCAATAAGACAGCAACCCGCCAATGGCCAGTACGTATGTGCAGCGCAGCGCCCTGTCGCAGTCTCCAGGCGAACTCAGCCCACATCAACGTCGCGCCAGAGCAGGGAGCCCCATGCGACGCTGACCGGGCTGGGGTTCCTCAGCCATGGAGAGGTCTGTCGATACAAGCAGAGCCCTCCATCAGACCTCGTTTAGGTAACTGCATGGTGCAGATCCCACTACCCCATGCAGACTGCAAGAGCCAACCATACCCAAACCTTGCAGAGGGAGATGCATAGGCTTACCTGTGTCTCTGAACAGCCTTGTTGTGCACATCAGGGTCCTTCACACACTTTGCACTGTGCTTGGAGGGATTCAGAGCAGGAATACTTGAGCATGCACTTTCCTGAACAAAGGTCGCAGCTCCAGATTGTTTCTCTGTGTTCAAACAATCAGGTTAATAAATCAAAATAAGCTCTCAGAAGATTCATGTTCAAAAAGGATTAAAAACATTAGGGTTTTTGCCAGAAATAGTAGACCCAGATACAGGGTTTGACCCCTGTTTTgccaaacacacagaaaacatcTGCACAGTCAAGCAAAACTACGCAGCAAATTGGATCAAGATGATTCTGACCACATTTGTGGGTTCCTGAGATCCTTTGTTCAGACGGAAAATAAGCAAATTAATACGCAAGTCTTACAAAGTTTGGATATGCATCAATTTATAGGGGGGCTTTTATGCCTCTAGATAAACACTTTGCAGATTGCTTTGTTTAAAAGAGCACAAGACAAAGAATAGGAGCATTTCCACAGCACAGTGCAAAGTTCACTATTGTCTGTAAGTTAGATTCAATgcacaaatacaataaaaatgaaataatgaagtattttattcaACAACATTCTAAGAATAATTCAGTAGGAATGATAAAATAGCAAGTTTATGCTTGTTCAGCACTAGCCAATAAAATTTCAATATT
The Harpia harpyja isolate bHarHar1 chromosome 12, bHarHar1 primary haplotype, whole genome shotgun sequence genome window above contains:
- the LOC128149657 gene encoding uncharacterized protein LOC128149657 produces the protein MTCRGFYLLVLTDPDVALLPKESPFRHESCLQGELHGPAGEVQRGSRSCGPSFSFLAEKSGAGWLVARGQMLPLAPSDNELSRRRATSRSSNCKVMNRTLSCPMFLPVDEDEHNEDGWCLQHPSLKLSPHSTGAVQRRSQPSITVCLHFTHIDVKMLNDRIQSSSCLRPARIMSQIIMTAMIHQLMKWPIISAAKSASWCEQWFECLGFY